One window from the genome of Nisaea sediminum encodes:
- the pdxY gene encoding pyridoxal kinase, with protein sequence MAILSIQSRVSYGYVGNSIAVPAIQAAGLEVWPLDTVSFSNHPGHGQFRGRVREAEDLRDELDGLRQLGVLTGLSAVLSGYIGRPGTAEVIAEAVDAARMSNPGLPYILDPVIGDHGRRFVAEGVAEAIRDRLLPRADIVTPNLFELGVLSGREVAADPVDIAAAARSLIEAHGLAAIAVTGIERTDRIANVLVTAEQSLEASSPRLERNFNGTGDLFAALLAAWLMKSGDVRTAFARAAGGLELATRVTDRADRRELLLPEILRNLKRCRPAPLAAHS encoded by the coding sequence AGTCCAGGGTCAGTTACGGCTATGTCGGCAACAGCATCGCCGTGCCGGCGATCCAGGCCGCCGGGCTCGAGGTCTGGCCGCTCGATACCGTGTCCTTTTCGAACCATCCGGGCCACGGTCAGTTCCGCGGCCGGGTCCGCGAGGCGGAAGACCTGCGGGATGAGCTGGACGGCCTCCGGCAACTCGGCGTCCTGACCGGACTCTCGGCGGTGCTCTCGGGATATATCGGCCGCCCGGGTACGGCGGAAGTGATAGCCGAGGCGGTCGACGCCGCGCGCATGTCCAACCCGGGGCTCCCCTATATCCTCGACCCGGTGATCGGGGATCACGGACGCCGGTTCGTCGCCGAGGGCGTGGCCGAAGCGATCCGCGACCGCCTCCTGCCGCGCGCCGACATCGTCACGCCGAACCTGTTCGAGCTCGGGGTCCTGAGCGGCCGTGAGGTCGCCGCCGATCCCGTGGACATCGCCGCAGCCGCCCGCAGCCTGATCGAAGCGCACGGACTGGCCGCGATCGCCGTGACCGGGATCGAACGGACGGATCGAATCGCCAATGTTCTGGTCACCGCGGAGCAAAGCCTCGAAGCCAGCTCCCCTCGGCTCGAGCGGAACTTCAACGGGACCGGCGACCTCTTCGCCGCCCTGCTCGCGGCCTGGCTCATGAAATCCGGCGATGTGCGTACGGCCTTCGCACGCGCCGCCGGCGGCCTCGAGCTGGCAACGCGGGTGACGGACCGCGCGGACCGCCGGGAACTCCTGCTTCCCGAAATCCTCAGGAACCTGAAACGCTGTCGTCCGGCGCCTTTGGCGGCTCACTCCTAG